The genomic segment GATTAAATAATTAACTTTAGACTTCAAAAAATAAAAAAGTATGATTAAAAAAGGAACAAAAGTAAGCTGGAAATGGGGCAGAGGAACAGCAGAAGGCAAAGTAGAAAAAACATATACAAAAGAGATTACCAAAACAATTAAAGGTACAGAAGTAACTAGAAATGGAGAAGAAAGAAATAAAGCTTTATACATGAAGCAAAAAGAGGACGTTGAAAGTGAAGTAAGTAGAGCAGATTCCTAAAATATAGTTGCAAGAGCCTAAAAAAACAAATATCTTCGAACCAATTAAAACAAGTAAATATGAAATTTGGTATTATTAAAGAACGCAAAAATCCACCAGATAGAAGAGTTGTGTTTTCTCCACAGAAATTAAAAGAATTTCAAGAAAAATTCCCAAAAGCAACAATAAAAGTAGAAAGTTCCGAGATTCGTGTGTTTTCAGATGAATCTTATAAACACGAGAAAATACAAGTGTCTAAAAATATGGATGATTGCGATGTGTTGTTAGGTGTAAAAGAAGTGCCAATTGAATATTTAATTCCGAATAAAAAATACTTTTTCTTTAGTCATACCATCAAAAAACAACCTTACAATAGAGATTTATTGAGGGCTATTTTAGATAAAAACATCCAATTATTCGACCATGAAACCATCGTAAATGAAAATGGAGCACGTTTAATTGGTTTCGGACGTTATGCAGGAATCGTTGGAGCATACAATGGTTTTAGAGCCATTGGTTTAAAAAGCGGAGCTTTTCAATTACCAAAGGCAGCAACTTTAAACAGCCAACAAGAACTTATAGAACAACTTCAAAAGATAGAACTTTCTAATATTAAAATTCTTTTAACAGGAAATGGTAAAGTGGCTTATGGTGCCAAAGAAATGTTAGATGCTATGGATATTCTACAAGTTACAACCGAAGAATATTTAAACAACACTTACCAAGAGCCAGTGTATTGTTTGGTAGATGTCTTAGATTATAACAAAAGAAAAGACGGAAAAATTTTAAATAATAATAGAGATTTCTATAACCATCCAGAAAAATACGAATCTAATTTTATGCGTTTTGCGAAAGAGACCGACTTTTTTATAGCTGGGCATTTTTACGGAGATGGAGCACCTTATTTATTTACAAGAGAAGATGCAAAATCTGCAGATTTCAATATAAAATTTGTGGCAGATATTTCTTGTGATATCGATGGCCCAGTGGCTTCAACCATAAGACCTTCTACAATTGCAGAACCAATTTATGGCTACAATCCAAGAACAGAAACCGAAGTAAATTTTAAAGACGAAAATACTATTGTGGTAATGGCTGTAGACAATTTACCTTGCGAATTGCCAAAAGATGCCAGTGAAGGTTTTGGAGAAATGTTTTTAGAAAATGTAATTCCGGCTTTTTTCAATAACGATAAAGAGGGCGTTTTAGAACGTGCTAAAATGACAGAAAACGGAAAATTAACGGAACGCTTTTCGTATTTACAAGATTATGTAGATGGGAAAGAATAGATTTTAAAATTGACATAAGACTGTTTGACATAAGACAAAACAAATGACGCAGAACTTGAAACTTAAAACCAAAAACATTTTTTTTAATATATGGAAGAAAACAATCTTCAAAACCGACAATTTCTGTTAGATTTAGCAAAAATGAAAATGCCTTTTGGAAAATATAAAGGAACATTTTTAATCGATTTACCAGAACATTATATTGTTTGGTATCATAGCAAAGGTTTTCCAAAAGGAAAATTGGGGCAACAAATGCATTTGGTTTATGAGTTGCAATTAAATGGCTTAGAAGATTTAATTCGGAAAATTCAATAATTTTGTTTTTCAATTTAAAATAAATAATTAGTATTTTTACTTTAACCAATTATAGAATTCCTTAAATTCTATCAACCAAAATGGACTTAACTCAATTATTCGATAATCCTCTTTTTGTAAACGTAGCATCTGTATTTATACTTTTTGTTATCGTTTACATCATCATAAAAATTACACAAAAGGCCGCTTTAAAATTAGCGAACGATAATACTTCTAAATATAAAATTAGAAAGTTTATCAATTTTTTAGGGTACATCGTTTTTGTAATTGGAATAATGTTCATTTTTAATGCGAAACTTTCGGGTTTAGGAACTGCATTAGGAGTTGCAGGAGCAGGAATTGCATTCGCTTTGCAAGAAATAATTGTAAGTATTGCTGGTTATATTGCTATTTTCACAAGCAATTTCTACAAGGTTGGCGATCGTGTGAAATTAGGAGGAATTAAAGGAGATGTAATAGATATAGGTATTTTAAGAACCACATTAATGGAAATTGGCGATTGGGTAAATGGCGATTTATACAACGGAAAAATGGTGCGAGTTGCCAATAGTTTTATCTTTAAAGAACCTGTTTATAATTATTCTGGAGATTTTCCTTTTTTGTGGGATGAAATTACAATTCCTATTAAAACAGATGGCGATTACCAATATGCAAAAGAGAAATTCTATGAAATTTTAAAAGAAGAAGTGGGCGATTTCTCAGAAACTTCTCAAGTAGCATGGAATAAAATGATTGGAACTTACAGCTTAGAAAATGCAAGAGTAAAACCGATGGTAACTATGGTTTTCGACGAAAATTGGATTACTTTTACTTTAAGATATGTCGTAGATTATAAATCTCGAAGAGGAACAAAATCTATTTTGTTTGATAAAATTCTTACTTCAATTAAATCATCAGAAGGAAAAATTGAAGTTGCTTCTGCTGCTTACGAAGTCTATAATAAATAAAATTTTTCTAAAGTATATTTTAAGATTACGACTTTATCTGCGTTTTCCAAATAGAAAATAGTAGGTAAATAAATATGCCAAAACCAAAGGTTACCAACCAAGTTCTGGCATCATTAAAACTATACATACTTTTTTTTAGAACGGTTATTGGACTTGTAAAAATATCCCAAGAATTCAAGCGTAAAAATCTGCCTAAATAAATGCCAAATCCGCATAAAAAAGTAACAGCATAAGAAAAGTAATTTGCGTATTTTAAATTCCATTTTTGTTTAATTATTTTGTAAACATCAAATAATGAGATTATTGTAAACAATAAACCTGTTGATGCATACGTGAATATGATAAAAAGATCTAATCCTATTAAAGTCGATTTTATATGATGTAAATGAACAAAATCGGTAATAATATAAGGTGCGTTTGGTAAGAATATCAACCAAACAAATAATAGAGAAATCAATTTTGGTTTCGATATTTCTTTAATATTTAGTTTTTTAACTTTTGAAGAAATTGCATAAGGAACAATCGCTAAAAAGAGATTCCAAAGTAAAAAGCCAAAGAATAAGGAACTCGTTAGTTTTACTCGAACAACAAATAAGAGCAAGCAAAACAAGATTAAAAAGTGAATGTTAGATA from the Polaribacter cellanae genome contains:
- a CDS encoding mechanosensitive ion channel family protein — translated: MDLTQLFDNPLFVNVASVFILFVIVYIIIKITQKAALKLANDNTSKYKIRKFINFLGYIVFVIGIMFIFNAKLSGLGTALGVAGAGIAFALQEIIVSIAGYIAIFTSNFYKVGDRVKLGGIKGDVIDIGILRTTLMEIGDWVNGDLYNGKMVRVANSFIFKEPVYNYSGDFPFLWDEITIPIKTDGDYQYAKEKFYEILKEEVGDFSETSQVAWNKMIGTYSLENARVKPMVTMVFDENWITFTLRYVVDYKSRRGTKSILFDKILTSIKSSEGKIEVASAAYEVYNK
- a CDS encoding NAD(P)-dependent oxidoreductase; protein product: MKFGIIKERKNPPDRRVVFSPQKLKEFQEKFPKATIKVESSEIRVFSDESYKHEKIQVSKNMDDCDVLLGVKEVPIEYLIPNKKYFFFSHTIKKQPYNRDLLRAILDKNIQLFDHETIVNENGARLIGFGRYAGIVGAYNGFRAIGLKSGAFQLPKAATLNSQQELIEQLQKIELSNIKILLTGNGKVAYGAKEMLDAMDILQVTTEEYLNNTYQEPVYCLVDVLDYNKRKDGKILNNNRDFYNHPEKYESNFMRFAKETDFFIAGHFYGDGAPYLFTREDAKSADFNIKFVADISCDIDGPVASTIRPSTIAEPIYGYNPRTETEVNFKDENTIVVMAVDNLPCELPKDASEGFGEMFLENVIPAFFNNDKEGVLERAKMTENGKLTERFSYLQDYVDGKE
- a CDS encoding DUF3820 family protein, yielding MEENNLQNRQFLLDLAKMKMPFGKYKGTFLIDLPEHYIVWYHSKGFPKGKLGQQMHLVYELQLNGLEDLIRKIQ
- a CDS encoding DUF1361 domain-containing protein, which produces MRHLKKISNIHFLILFCLLLFVVRVKLTSSLFFGFLLWNLFLAIVPYAISSKVKKLNIKEISKPKLISLLFVWLIFLPNAPYIITDFVHLHHIKSTLIGLDLFIIFTYASTGLLFTIISLFDVYKIIKQKWNLKYANYFSYAVTFLCGFGIYLGRFLRLNSWDIFTSPITVLKKSMYSFNDARTWLVTFGFGIFIYLLFSIWKTQIKS
- a CDS encoding DUF2945 domain-containing protein yields the protein MIKKGTKVSWKWGRGTAEGKVEKTYTKEITKTIKGTEVTRNGEERNKALYMKQKEDVESEVSRADS